The following DNA comes from Solanum stenotomum isolate F172 chromosome 11, ASM1918654v1, whole genome shotgun sequence.
AATGTGAAGGAGTATTAGGAGAAAGATATAAATTAATTGATAAGTATAACTACCAATAGAATAAGTAATTTATTTAACTaatataaaaccaaaaaaaaagaaagaaagaaagaaagaatataCCTTCTTTTGACATGATTGTCCAAGTGATTTAATTTCACGATTAATCACATCAATTTTCTTGCGTACCATTGCAACTTCTTTTCTCATTGGATCTGTCAACACTTCAAGCTCCTtcacaaaaataatcaaaattagttAGTTGCAATAATAATTTTCCAAATTAGTTGGTTGTCGTTTCCTATTTACTAAATCACATGTTTATGTTTTCGGAAAATCACATGGGAGGAGAATCACTCAGCACGAGGTTTCCATGTAAGGTCAGGTGATGATCAACAATTCAGGCAGAAAATGTCGAAGCAAGAGATCTTTCCTTCTTATGCGTTTTTCTTAAAAGAAGGAATGTCGAGTTTTTGAATCCTATGTTGACATACAAAATAGATATAAAGGGGGTCATTTAATTAGATAACTATtcctatatataaaatatccaattctctcttttttttaatgatgtgCAAAAATCTTAAAAGAACATATAGTATGAATTGTACTTCCAAAATACTAACCAGACACCTAAAATCTTAATGGACAAATAATATGAACCATATATAACTCCGAGAAACGAATCTAACACCTAGCTAGAATcttaaaaaagacaaataacatAAACCATACGTCTCAAACGTAAACCAAATGCATCGAGTCTTAAACAACATAATATAAACCTTACCTCCTAGTTAAAAGACAAATCATATGAACCATACCTTAAGACACAAAATCATTTGCCTAAAATCTTAAAAGACAGATAATATGAACTGTACCTCCCAAACACGAACCAAACGCCTAGTTTCTTCCTCAGCCCGGGTAAGTTGAGACTCAACTTTTCCTTTCACCTCCATTTTTTTCCTCTCAATTTGTTCTTCTCTTGCTTGAAATGAAGCCAATGCCAATTTTGTCATCTCTTGatcttcattatcattaatattattattatcctCACTTGTTGATGTTCTTCCACTACTAACACTTTGAAGACTACTCATCATAATCTTcaattcaaatattaatttttccttacaatcttgaatttttttttcctttcacaTTTTGACCCCCTTTTAATATTAGTACCACATATTGCTTGTACTTTAATTATTCTAACTTCTTTTCTTGACTTCAAAACAATTTAAAGgttacacatttttttttaatatatgacTAAGTTTTATTACAACTTTAAAACATTGCCTAGAAATGTATTTTTGCATATATAAATACTTTGATGGGAATGAATTGTCTATTAATAATAAGCAAATGTTAAAATAGGCTTTTGCTTGAAGGAAAGGGGTAGGCTATGTGGTTTGTTATTTTGATTCATTCGAGTGTTTGTTACTTCAAATACTTGATGGGGGTTGTTTTTAGTCTAAATTGACAAGTGGTTTATGTTGATcggtaaaaaattattcatactCGATATTTATAGCAGATTAATAAAAACATGATATGTGTGCTTTTTTATTAACTTAAATGTCTACACCACATCATTTCTTACTTAAAATTATGGTAAAGGTAAATTCAAGGTATGATTTGTTTCAAGTGAGCACGTAATTCACTAGAcattttcaattcaaattaaatttgagaaaaaaagtttGTGCGTCTTCTCAAGTATAGATTAACTAGGTAATTAAGTTAACCACATAAAATATGTCATCTCTGTTAATTATACACACCAATCTCAAGTAGAATAGATTTAAGGTTTTACGATGTATTAAGATTAATGTGTATAATTAAAGGATGTGACATATTTTAAGTGATTTTTCCTTTATCTACTCATTAATAGGTATTTGACCCACATAcgttttatcaaaatttaaactGAAATTGTCtaatagaaatatattattatatgttcACGTACTCAATTGAAACAAATTGTAGTTTGACTATTAGAATTTTATTGAAAAGTTTAAGGGGTTATTGATATGTATATTAAGCATTTATATTTgtacactatttttattttggctTATAAATACATATCTAGTAAAACAAAATTGACGAAGTGGTATTCCGCGAGACAAAtctagaatttaaattttatgagtttaatttttttaattttgttaatttttagaGATAAATAGTCAATCACAACTCACACCTACGAGGAAGTGTAACATATGGTTAAGAAGATATCTTCGAGGACACATTTCAATATGATACCTTATTTTGGGGATAGTCTTAATTTgtcctagttttttttttaaactcaatatttaatatttatattggaGTGTGATTAAATTTCGATTCATGGTTAAAAGTTTTATGTCAAcatctaaaattttattttattttttaaaaatggggtTTGATATCGGTTTGAAGTCAAATTAACTTGAATTTATGTCGGAAAGTCCCACTTTAAAGGTTAAAAACTCCCAACCCAAAGCGCTTTATAGTCCGAACTCAAATCCAAACTTCTGAATAAGAATGAAGAAATATCTACTATTTTATCGATctaaaattacttatttaatactTTTACTAACAATAAAGTAAATTGTTTATGAATTGTGTCATTCCTTGCCTTATGCTGCACTTTGCAAGTAATgggttttcaaaaatttcaaaatattacttatatagTCGATAAGATCGGACaataccaaaaaaagaaagaagaatttcatatatttttcaattttttcatgttcgattggttaaaaatttaaaaaaatatttttttttagaaaaaaggaAGTTgcttaaaaataagaaaatgacttCCTTAAACGAAAATAGGAAAAACCAAGTTTTTACGAATTATATTCTATATTAATTGTGTTTTCCCGAACGAAAATAGGAAAGACAAGTGTTGGTTTTGTGGATAAGGGTCTCTTTGAGTTTTTGGAATTTGGACAAATGTGCAAATATAATAGGGTAGTGAAATAGTGGATGAAAATAAAGTGCTACTAGACAAAAGAAGTTGGCAACAACAAAGTGgttaacaaaacaacaaaattctATTAATTTTATCAATATGGTGAAGGAGATGGAAAAagagatttatttattttttgcaaaaaatatgGATTTGAAGTTATTTTAGGAAATTCATGTCATGTTCTTTTTTAGTAAACTattccttcattttttattggcaaaatggtctggtggacccttatacttgtatgcgtttgtattgtgaacccttctacttaaaTATTTGCCAgctgaacccttaaactcaatcaAAATGAGTCTTTTAAACCCCTCCAACCATGTGTGTAGCTCACTCTCCTTTACATAAATGACATGTCATATAcatatcaaatatattaatgtcatgtcataattattttaaaaattattaatcaaaattgtttaataataaaaaattaattatattatttaaagtaAAACCCATTACAGTTTCTCCCCTTCCCACTGTTTCATGGTTCGCCGCCGTCGCCATTGTTGCCGGCGAAACCACTCATATTCCTTCCTTCCTTTACTTGCCTTCATCTCCGCTACACGTCACGACCATTTTCCTTTCCTTCTCCAACCTCACAAAACCAACAACCTAAGCCACCACACCAGATCTAGCCGAACAATATCACCATTTGCGCCTTCATCTCCGCCACACACCATCATCATTTTCGCCGCCATGATTAGATCCTCGCACCCTCACCCACCTCGTTTTCCTCTCCCCTGACCAGCCGCGCCTCTCTCTCACTCCACTGCGTATCAACGGTATTCGGCGATCGCACCACCAGCGCCGCTCTCTTCCTCCGTCGGTGAATTAGTTGACTCAAGGTGGTGCCCAAGATAATCTAAATAATGAAGATAGATtgtggaaaaaaagaaaaaaaagggttgGGCAGGGGATGGATATGGGTGAAAAGGAGGTGTAAtgggtgaagaagaaggagttttttaattaatggtttaaaaaaataaaaaattatattttttttataatttttaatatttttctaagtAAAAATGCTCCTCACTTGCCTTAATAGGCGTGTGGTTACACACTTTTGCCAACTCAGATATCCTAATGTCACATAAGCCTGGTCAATAGTCAGAGGGGTttgttaaattgtgttttattaagtttaagggttcagttgacaaatgattaagtagaagggttcacaatacaaacgCATACAAATATAAGGGTTCACCGGaccattttgccttttttatTAGAGGTTTCAGATTATATATGATTATCTTTGATAAAAAGCATTTTATCCTTTAAAATGGAACTTATCAAAAATCTAAATTGATCAAATCTTAAAGCaaatattgaatattgaatgaaagggaaaaaaaaatgcatatcaAGCCAATATACACATCAATAGAGCAATTCAACATGTTAACAAGAGGCAATTTATGATCAacacaattttatatttatctaaaAAAATGAGCCAATTGTATCGAACAATTATTCATACCATATAAAATATAgtatctaaaataattttattttgcaatGAAGTCACgctaatttttcaaatataatgaaCTTAAAATCACAATTTATGTAATTCCAttacattttactttttttcttcttctgtacCTAGTTTCTTGTCTTTTGATTTATGTtactatttgttatttttgcaTCTTGATTATTctattattttcatttgttgTTACTTGTACTTTTTTAGGAGTACTTTTTTTTGGGACCGTTTCTCTAAAGTCGaggatttttcagaacaatCTATCTCTACCTATAAGGAGATATAAGGTCTACACACATTTATCCTTTCCAGATCCTATTTTGTGAGACTATGCTGAAAATATCGTTGTTGTTTCTTGATCATtgcattttacttttttcttgaattaacaTCATTTGAAAATTTGGTTATTTGACCTAATTGGTCTATGTATGGAATATACTCCAAGGAAAAGGAAATtatcaatgaaaaaatatatatattaggtaGTACTTATTAATTTTAGAGTTGAAATCAGATTCaaattttactaattaaaaattattaagaaGAGAATAAATTGTATGATAAGATTTTGACAACTATATAGATCTGTCATTTGGGTTGAGATGACTTCTATGATGGATAAAGTATTTATCCTAGTATATATCaactctttaattaattaaccactatttaatttaataatatgcATGCTTGGTTTCTTTATAATGAGGTTTTCGATAGTTGCAAAAAACTActactataatatatattttatatatttgatgtGAAGACACATGCACATCAACAAATATCCTATTTCTTAATTCACAATTTTTCAACAGGAGATAACAAGAAtcgaattatatacatatttgagTGAAGGTTAAAAAATGcatatataaagtaattttgatttttgggttTTATATCGATCTGAACTATGTGCATGCGTTTTCTACCTgaaatattattaaatgtttATTGAAACACTTTTTATATCTAATAATGGTGATATTTTTTACGGTAGGAAAAAAATGAACACCTGATAATTAAGGagtgttttgataaatatttggTGATAGTTGAAATAAAAAAGCTCACACATCTgatagaaaatttgaaaaatcaaaaatactTTAAATGTGTTATTAACCGTTAACTCTATTTATTTAAGAAATAACTCGCACCAATACTACTATACTCTAGTCTATAAGTTTAATTTGTGTTACAATTTTATGGATTTCACGAAGGTATCAAACGAGATGATTGTGTtggtgttaattttttttttttaatcaaaaactATTGGATGTCCCTAATTTCATGATCAAAAAAGgactttaacaaaaaaaaaaaaaaaagcctcTTGCTTTTATTAATTAGCATTTGTGTGAAATTAGTGGCTACTAATTTGCTAATTAAGATAAAACTTCCATACTATTTCAAGGT
Coding sequences within:
- the LOC125844608 gene encoding uncharacterized protein LOC125844608, encoding MMSSLQSVSSGRTSTSEDNNNINDNEDQEMTKLALASFQAREEQIERKKMEVKGKVESQLTRAEEETRRLVRVWEELEVLTDPMRKEVAMVRKKIDVINREIKSLGQSCQKKEKEYREVLEAFNEKNNEKTQLTSTLVELVKESEKLRMGKLEELSKVLNPKR